The genomic stretch CTTTGATTGCGTGCTGCCATTTATCTTTGAAAAACTTAAATCTATGTCACCGGATTTATCTAAAAGAAGTCTTACTTTATAATCTGCATTACTGTTGAATTTTTTTTCAAGGCTTTTTAGTATGGTTTTCTTATCAAATCTAAAATTGAAATACTCTGCAGAGGCTTTGAGTCTTTCAAGATGTGAACTTAAAAGAAAATAACCTTTAGCGCGTTGCCATAACATTGTCTCAATGAGTTTAAAATTCCTTTTCTCCTGAGTTATGAAATTCGCCTTTAATTTACACTCTTCGAATTCCTTGGCCGCGTCTGAATCAATGACAATGCCGCTTCCTATGCCCATTTCACCCTTTTTTGTCTTATTGTCTATCAATGCAGTTCTTATGGCTACATTAAAAACAGCATCTCCTGAAGGCGTGAAAAAACCAATGCCCCCCGTATAGATACGTCGAGGTTCTTTTTCAAGAGAATCTATTATTTTCATCGTGCTTATCTTTGGCGCGCCTGTAACAGAGCCTGATGGGAAGATAGCCTTAAATAAATCATAAAGTGATACATCTTTCTTGAGCCTACTTTTTACAACTGATATCATCTGTAAAAGGGTCTCGTATTGCTCCACCTCAAATAGCTTTTTAGTCTTAACGCTCCCAGACTTGGAAATCCTGCCAAGGTCATTTCTTAATAGATCCACTATCATCACATTTTCGCTTCTATTTTTAAGGCTCTTTTCTAGTGTCTCAGTATTACGCCTATCCCCCTCTATATCTCTTCCTCTATCAAACGTGCCCTTCATGGGCCTGACTTCTATAGAGTCTCTATTTTTTCTAAAGAATAGCTCTGGTGAAAAAGATAGTATGGAGTGATTTTGCGTTTTTATTAGAGCTGAGTAAGAAACACTCTGCTTTGCCTTGAGATCCTCATAAAATCCCAACAATGACCCCTTAAAATCAAATTTATATTTAAAAGTATAATTTACCTGATAGGTATCGCCATTTTTTATAAAATCTTTGATATGCCTTATGTCTTTCGTGTATTTATTTTTGGAGATATTTGCTCGAAGATTTCGAATCTGATGGGTTAATCTCTGTTTTGTTAAGCCCAATTTGTCTTTATGGATAAAAATATTGGGTTTCTTATATATACCAAACCACAAAAGTGGGAAATTCGAATCTATAGTCAAGCCATTCAAACTCTCCTCGAAAAATACCCCCGCCTCATAGGAAATAAATCCCGCTGCATAATAACCCTTTGATATAAAATTCTCTATCTCTAAAAACGCGTTCTTTACATCTTCTAACTTATATATAGCTACTATCTTAATGGGATTAGAAAATAGATATGACCTTGAGTTATGCTTATCAAATTTATTCGTCTCGAGGAATACGAAATTATTTTTAGGAAGCTTTAGCATTAGCAATAGAAAGGTACTTTTACAAATTTGGCTTGCCACCCGAAGCATGCTGCGAAGATTAGCCCCATGTGAGCGAAGGGTGGCGGAGAGAGCAGGATTCGAACCTGCGAGGCTCTTACGAGCCTAGCCGCTTTCGAGGCGGCCCGATTCAACCACTCTCGCATCTCTCCAACATAGTAAAAAATGGCCTGCCACCCGAAGCATGCTTCGAAGATTCGCTTTATTTGAGCGAAGGGTGGCGCGCCCACCCCGGTTCGAACGGGGAACCTACGCCTTCGTAGGGCGGCACTCTATCCAATTGAGCTATGGGCGCGAATGTTATGTGCTTAATATATTATACCACGGAAAGCAAAAACTCAATTAATTTCTGTGGGGGTGGGTACAGTGCTTAACTTTATGGTTCGAGGCGGCGGCGGAAGTCTGGCCAGGGAAATCTTGTGCCAGGGCATTCAGTCTGGGCGCCTTCTGCCTGGCCATGACCTAAAATGTGAGACTTGGGAATATTATAGTATTCCTTCAACCTATTCACCAAAAAAATAAGTGACTCCATTTGTTTCGCAGTAACTCTGTCCTCACTGAAATTCCCCACAAGACATATACCAATGCCACAATAGTTCATGCCATCTGCCTTGCAATGCGCGCCGTCCTCCTGGTGTAGCCACCTGGGCGAGACCTCTATCTGGCCATCCTTCTTCCCTGATGTGCCATTATCTATCACGAAATGATAGCCCAGACCTTTCCATCGTCTTTTCTTGTGCGCAGAATCAAACTTGAGGGCATTCCCAACATCTGTTGCGCTGTGATGGACGATTATATAATCCCATTTCCTAGAAGGCCACATAGGTATTACTGCCCTTATAGGTGCGGCGTTCGGAACAACAAGTCTTTGCCCTTTTTCTAAGGTATTGGCATCTCTTAAACTGTTCGCTCCTACAATATCATTTACTGTGACATCATACATCTTGCTTATCCGCCATACTGTTTCGCCAGGCGCTACTTCGTGATACACAGTGCCCCTGGTTATTTCCGCAGGCGCGGTTATGATTTTTTGTGGGATAGTGGGGTATGGCTCAATGGTATGCAGGCCATGCGTACCTCTCGCTGGCACACGAGCACAGGAGCTGAGCATCAAGGATAAAATAATAAAAGATAATGTTTTCAATTTTCTCATATTACCTCGCTAATGTTTTTAAAGGCACGATCTTTATACCCTGCTTTTCAAGCTCCGGTATCGCATCTTTTATCGCATTCAGTGTAATTTTTTTATTATGCCCGACCCCTATGGCGCTTCTTTTTTCAAGCGCTATCGCGGCTAATTCTCGAATCTGTTTTCTTATATATGTCTCAAAATTCGCCAGATCAGTCTGGTCCGTAATATCCAGAAATACATCTCTGACCGCGCATTTTAATCCTACCTCATGCGCAAGATAAGAACATGCTGAATCCGGCGCTGTCAGGCTATCAAGAAAAAATAACTTCCTTTTCTCCAGCTCAGACAAAACAATACTCATGATCTTTTTATCTCTTGTAGCCTTTGAGCCCTGATGATTTGAAACACCAATTACGCCAGGAATACTTTCTATGTCTTTCTCTAATATAGAGACTATTCTGTCCTCGGCCATGCTGGATCGTATCGTATCGATCTCTGCCGCCATTCCGCTCTTTGACTCGAGAGGCAGATGCAGAATTATATCATGTATTTTGCTATTTTTTCTAATTTCCTCAGCCACATAAGATGAATATCTTAGATTTGGCAATATGGATATGGTAAGAGGCCTGTTTATTTCTAAGACAAGATCAATATTTCTCTTATTATATCCCCAGTCATCGATCACAAATGCAACCAGACCCTTTGGCCTCATGGCTCTATAAAGAGTAAATGACAATCCCAATATTACCACTAAGACTATAATAAAAACGCGTTTTTTCATAGATCTCTTAATAGAAGGTTTGCCGGTGATTTCTCTACTATATTATTGAAGATCCCTAAAGATTCGGATAGCTTCTTTAATTCTTGAGAGTCGCCTACCGGCACATTATTTGTACCACGTTCTTCCATGGCGTCTACAACGCGCTTTATAGTTAAAGAGCCGGTATCGCAGGCAGGTTGAAAAGCCACTACCTTATATTTGTCGGTATGTATTTCAGAGACAATGCCGCTTTCAACTAATTCAAAGAGTATCTGTCGAACCAATCTAACAGGGATCTCCAGGATATGCGAGATCTCTGTGGCTGTGCATGGCCTTTGGCATTTAGCGAAATTCTTTGTCAATAAATGCATGATCCTTAAAGAGATAAGTTTCTTAAAAGAATAACTTACCCGCAGGCAATCCGGTTCAAACTCATATGTGTCCACATTCTGATGCGCAAAAGAGATCTCAGCCCCAAGAAATACTATGAGCCAGCTAAGCTGCAGCCACACTAAAAATAAAGGCAGCGCGGCAAAGCTTCCGTAGATGGCATTGTATTTCGCGACACCTACCTGAAAGTTTATGTAGCCCCACTGGGCAAGCTGATAAATCGTGCCAGCTGCTATGCCTGCCAGCATACCAGATTTAAAGTTGACCTTTGTGTTGGGCATAAAAAGATAAATAAATGTAAAAAGCACCCATATGACACAATACGGTAAAAGCTTCAGCATGAAAAATATAACAGGGCTGAAAAATCCCAATAACGCCACCTTTTCAGTAATAAGCGCGATCTGGGTACTTATAAAAACAGTGGCACTGCTGGACATAATAATCAGTATCGGGCAAAGAAGCATTATTGAAAGATAGTCGCTGAATTTCCTGCCCAGGTTTCTCTGTTCTCTTATGCCCCAGATATCATTGAAAGATTTCTCGATATTGCCCAGCACCTTTATGACAGTCCAGAAAAGTATGGCAACACCTATGCCTGCTACCATGCCGCCTTTTGTATTCTCAAGAAGCTTATTAGCGAAATCCACTATCTGCATCAACGCTGCTTCCTGCCCAGGCATCTTATTCAAGATCTGTTTTTCAAGGAGCTTTTCAAAACCAAATCCTTTAGCTATGCCAAAGGCCATGGCAACGACAGGTACGATAGAAAGCAGGGAATAAAACGTCAATGCAGAGGCCCGCAACTGACATTTATCCTCATCAAAACCGCGCAATGCTACCAAGATAATCCTGAGCTGTTTGATCAAAAAAGACTTTGCAAATGGGAGATTCTTCAAGCGTATTCGCCAGATATCTGTCTTTAGGAAATTAACGATCTTTGGTATCATTTCCCCTCTTCTTTCCCGCCAAATGGCAGAATGCTCTTAAGCGTATCAGTGACCTTTTCTGTTGCCTCTTTAGCAGTATCTGTTACAGCCTCACCAGCTTTTAATGCTACGCCCAATGTAGCGCCCACTCCCTCGTCCAGTAGGCCCAGATCAAAACCAGTAAGGTTTGCTATAGGGGTATTCGTGAGCGCTTTTAAAACGATAAGATTTGCCAATTTTTTAGGGTCGTCTATATTCTCATACCTTTCATTGATATTTACTTTATACTCCTTAACGCTGGGAGTGGCCCTATTGTGATAATCCTTATATATGACCTTTCCGATTTTTAGCTCCAAAACATCTATTTGAAGGTTGGGTGCTTTTGTCTTCTTTTTAGAGCTCTCTTTCGTTGTCTCCTTTTGTTCCTTAATAGCTTTTAATGAATCCAGATTAAGTTCTCCTTGTTTATTTTTCACGACGATAAATTCATTCAGGTTTAATCTTACTTCCTCAAGATGGATCTTTTTTGTGAGTAGCGCTCCCAAATCATAATCAACGTATATCTCTGGTATGTCTATCATCAGTCTATCTTCAAATTGTCGAGGATTAAAAAGCCTGAGGTTATTTATATCAATAGCGCTTCTAAATATACCTATATTAAAACTCTTCATATCTAATTTAAGTCCTGTTACAGCCCTGACGCCTGTAGAGACTACTGTCTTGGCAATCATATTTTTGGCAAAGATGGACACGATAGGCAAAGCTATTATTATAATAATGACAGGTACTATCTTCTTCATACTACACCTCCCTTAGTTTTAATGGTTAGATTGTATGATACTACTGGAGCATAAAATAGGCAAGTCCAAAGTAGAGGGCAAAAAATAAAATTGGGCCTGTTCATTTGTGGAGAAATATGATAATCTATATAGATTATGAAGATTGGCATAGCAGCAGAAAATAGGCCACGGGAAAAAAGAGTCATCATTCAGCCTCCTGAAATTAACGCAATCGCGGCCAGGCACGAAGTAATTATTGAAAAGGGTGCCGGGGTAGGCATTGATATCCCGGATAAGGCCTTTATAGAGGCAGGCTGTAAAATTGGTTCGCGTGAAGAAGTTTACTCCTGCGACTTAGTGGTCCGCATCAAAGAGCCTAGTTTTGAAGAAATCAAGATGATACGGCCAGGCAACATTATTATGTCCATGATGCATATACGCTGCCGCCCAAAATTAGAAGCGGCCTTACGTAAACAGAAATTGATCGTGATTTCTCTGGAAAATCTAAAGGACCCGCTTGGCAAAAGAAAGGTCGAGGCAGTTGAGAATTCTGGCCGGATTGGGATGGAATATGGCTTTAAGCTCTGGGGAAAAGATCCTGCGACTGCCAACGTGAAGATCATGGGATATGGCAATATGGCCAGGGGTGCTATCCGCTGCGCAGCACGTAAATTTGCAAAGATTAAAATTTTGAATAAAAAAGATTTTTTAGAGATGGCTAAGTATATCCCAGAAACAGATATACTAGTAGATGCGGTTAATCGTCCTTATCGCCGTGACGTTGATAAGGAACAGCCTTTTGTTACCCGCGAGATGCTAAAACTCTTTAAGCCTAGATCTGTTATTGTGGATCTGGTTTCAAACCCTGAAAATCACGCGCCAGTGGAAACCATGCGGCCGACCACTTTGGATGACCTGTATTATACTGTCGACGGCATCCACCATACCTCCTGTTGGGGATGGCCAGGCCTGGAGCCAAAAACAGTTGCTAAAAGATACAGCCTGCAGCTTGCGCCAATCCTGAAGAATATAGCGAATAATGGCATTGAAAAATGTAACAAGCTGATTAAATCCGCTATTCTAAATTACTCCAACTAAAGATTCCATCTTTTTGTGCACAGTCTCTTTTAAAAAAGCGAGATCACCAGGGTCTAGATCCTTTGTTTCGACCACCGGAAGCACAGTCAGCTTGCTGTTTATTTTTGCTTTGAAAAGCCAGCTCCCTTTGGGGATAGCTTCTCTAGTACCATCTATTACAATTGGAAGAATGGGTTTCTTTTCCTGTATAGCCAGCTTAAAAGCACCGTTTTGAAACTCGCTCATCTTGTCCGTTTTGCTCCGCGTGCCTTCTGGAAAGAATAGTACTGATACATCATTCTTAAGCCAATGCGCAGCTTCTCGATATACCTTTTTAATGCTTCCGAATTTTCCTCGTGACAGCATTATGTGTTTAGTAAGAAAAAGACACCATCCAATAAACGGTATTTTAAAAAGGCTCTTCTTTGCTACCCATTTGAACTGCATGCGAGTCTTATACATTACTGCGATATCACCGAGGCTTTGATGATTAGCGACTATTACGTATGTTTTATGCTTATCGATATTCTCTAATCCGCTCACCTGGATATTCCAGTATGGATTGAAACCAATAACCGCGTCTGCCCACCAGAAGCATTGCGAGTGGAGAATTTTTCTTTGTCTATCAAAAGGGAAGAGAATTATAACTAAGATAAGGTCTACAAAAAAGAGTGCGATGGTAAGAACTGCGGTAACTATCCATATTCCTGCTGAAAGTATGATTGTCATAATTAAAAATAGGGCCTGCACATAAATAACAGGCCCTATTTGTTTCCGGTTTATAGCTTTACTACGTTCTGAGCTTGATTGCCTTTAGGGCCTTTTGTGATTTCAAACTCTACTGCTTGACCTTCTGCTAAAGTCTTAAAGCCATCGCTCTGAATCGCAGTGTGATGTACGAATACATCCGCTCCGTCTTCAGGTGTGATGAACCCAAAACCTTTCTGGTCATTGAACCATTTTACTGTTCCTTTTGCCATTATCTACTACCTCCTTTCTTCAAGATTATAGTAAACAACGGCAGAAAAATAAAAAAACCGAAAGGCGAATTCTTAACTGCCTTACGGCTAAAGACTTCTACTCACTTATTTACTACTTCAACTGTAGATTATTATACATTACTGTGTTGCTGTTGTCAACTAAATTAATAAAAATCTAAAAAGCCTTGCGGTGGTGTTTGCGGCGGCTATGCCCATGGAATCTCGAGCGTTTTCCTCGGCTCCCTTGGTACGGTTTTGGATTCTGATGATATCTTGACTCTTCGATAAATTTTTCCTTTGGAAATTCTGGGTGTTCTATTATTGGCAAGGCTGTCTTAATAAGCCTTTCAATGCTTTTGACATCACTGCCCTGTTCAGGCGTGGCAAAAGATATAGCACGGCCTTCATGCCCAGCGCGGCCTGTGCGGCCAATGCGATGCACATAATTCTCAGTGTCATCAGGGAGATCATAGTTTATAACAAGCTCTATGCCCGTAACATCAATGCCCCTGGCAGCAATATCAGTGGCAACAAGTATCTTATACTTTCCTGATTTAAAACCTTCTAGCGCCTCTTTTCTCTGGGAAAGTGAACGGTTTGAGTGGATCTCAGCAGCTCTGCGATTCATTCGCTGTAGATCGCGCGCTATCTTTTTAGCGCCTATTTTTGTCCGGGAGAAGATAAGCACTGGACCATGATAGCGGTCAAGTAGTTTTATTAAAAGCTGCCGCTTTGAGCTTTTCTTAACAATAAAGAGTTCCTGTATAATACGCTCCGCGGT from Candidatus Gorgyraea atricola encodes the following:
- the pabB gene encoding aminodeoxychorismate synthase component I, which translates into the protein MLKLPKNNFVFLETNKFDKHNSRSYLFSNPIKIVAIYKLEDVKNAFLEIENFISKGYYAAGFISYEAGVFFEESLNGLTIDSNFPLLWFGIYKKPNIFIHKDKLGLTKQRLTHQIRNLRANISKNKYTKDIRHIKDFIKNGDTYQVNYTFKYKFDFKGSLLGFYEDLKAKQSVSYSALIKTQNHSILSFSPELFFRKNRDSIEVRPMKGTFDRGRDIEGDRRNTETLEKSLKNRSENVMIVDLLRNDLGRISKSGSVKTKKLFEVEQYETLLQMISVVKSRLKKDVSLYDLFKAIFPSGSVTGAPKISTMKIIDSLEKEPRRIYTGGIGFFTPSGDAVFNVAIRTALIDNKTKKGEMGIGSGIVIDSDAAKEFEECKLKANFITQEKRNFKLIETMLWQRAKGYFLLSSHLERLKASAEYFNFRFDKKTILKSLEKKFNSNADYKVRLLLDKSGDIDLSFSKINGSTQSKVRFSNKKVSSENPYLYHKSTNRDLYNKEHTKWKRCGYFDIIFRNEKNQITEGAISNIIIKKGQFYYTPPLECGLLNGVYRKSLLNKRQFPLREKILYKKDLCNADKVYMVNSVRGMVECKVI
- a CDS encoding N-acetylmuramoyl-L-alanine amidase; translated protein: MRKLKTLSFIILSLMLSSCARVPARGTHGLHTIEPYPTIPQKIITAPAEITRGTVYHEVAPGETVWRISKMYDVTVNDIVGANSLRDANTLEKGQRLVVPNAAPIRAVIPMWPSRKWDYIIVHHSATDVGNALKFDSAHKKRRWKGLGYHFVIDNGTSGKKDGQIEVSPRWLHQEDGAHCKADGMNYCGIGICLVGNFSEDRVTAKQMESLIFLVNRLKEYYNIPKSHILGHGQAEGAQTECPGTRFPWPDFRRRLEP
- a CDS encoding divergent polysaccharide deacetylase family protein, which encodes MKKRVFIIVLVVILGLSFTLYRAMRPKGLVAFVIDDWGYNKRNIDLVLEINRPLTISILPNLRYSSYVAEEIRKNSKIHDIILHLPLESKSGMAAEIDTIRSSMAEDRIVSILEKDIESIPGVIGVSNHQGSKATRDKKIMSIVLSELEKRKLFFLDSLTAPDSACSYLAHEVGLKCAVRDVFLDITDQTDLANFETYIRKQIRELAAIALEKRSAIGVGHNKKITLNAIKDAIPELEKQGIKIVPLKTLAR
- a CDS encoding YhjD/YihY/BrkB family envelope integrity protein, whose translation is MIPKIVNFLKTDIWRIRLKNLPFAKSFLIKQLRIILVALRGFDEDKCQLRASALTFYSLLSIVPVVAMAFGIAKGFGFEKLLEKQILNKMPGQEAALMQIVDFANKLLENTKGGMVAGIGVAILFWTVIKVLGNIEKSFNDIWGIREQRNLGRKFSDYLSIMLLCPILIIMSSSATVFISTQIALITEKVALLGFFSPVIFFMLKLLPYCVIWVLFTFIYLFMPNTKVNFKSGMLAGIAAGTIYQLAQWGYINFQVGVAKYNAIYGSFAALPLFLVWLQLSWLIVFLGAEISFAHQNVDTYEFEPDCLRVSYSFKKLISLRIMHLLTKNFAKCQRPCTATEISHILEIPVRLVRQILFELVESGIVSEIHTDKYKVVAFQPACDTGSLTIKRVVDAMEERGTNNVPVGDSQELKKLSESLGIFNNIVEKSPANLLLRDL
- a CDS encoding AsmA family protein, which encodes MKKIVPVIIIIIALPIVSIFAKNMIAKTVVSTGVRAVTGLKLDMKSFNIGIFRSAIDINNLRLFNPRQFEDRLMIDIPEIYVDYDLGALLTKKIHLEEVRLNLNEFIVVKNKQGELNLDSLKAIKEQKETTKESSKKKTKAPNLQIDVLELKIGKVIYKDYHNRATPSVKEYKVNINERYENIDDPKKLANLIVLKALTNTPIANLTGFDLGLLDEGVGATLGVALKAGEAVTDTAKEATEKVTDTLKSILPFGGKEEGK
- a CDS encoding lysophospholipid acyltransferase family protein — translated: MTIILSAGIWIVTAVLTIALFFVDLILVIILFPFDRQRKILHSQCFWWADAVIGFNPYWNIQVSGLENIDKHKTYVIVANHQSLGDIAVMYKTRMQFKWVAKKSLFKIPFIGWCLFLTKHIMLSRGKFGSIKKVYREAAHWLKNDVSVLFFPEGTRSKTDKMSEFQNGAFKLAIQEKKPILPIVIDGTREAIPKGSWLFKAKINSKLTVLPVVETKDLDPGDLAFLKETVHKKMESLVGVI
- a CDS encoding cold shock domain-containing protein; its protein translation is MAKGTVKWFNDQKGFGFITPEDGADVFVHHTAIQSDGFKTLAEGQAVEFEITKGPKGNQAQNVVKL